A part of bacterium genomic DNA contains:
- a CDS encoding hydantoinase/oxoprolinase family protein, with translation MRSAGSWLIGVDIGGTFTDIVAVDGSDGTYVTGKVLTTVHPLDGVFNALEAIRTKAEIELTEAEFFVHATTLASNTLIERTGAKVGLMTTAGFRDIIEIGQEDRYDLYDLQIDLPSVLVPRQWRCGILERMTAQGQVHSQLDGQSVLAATQQLRDRDAIAICFLNSYANDEHEKQAAEMVARECPETYFSVSSEVAPIVREYERFIATVINAYVGPRISSYLRDLSESLIRRGFNGRVGIMKSDGGMCSPEEASRYPARILESGPAAGIIAASAVAQRCGEPLSVALDIGGTTAKACLIRDGVPALTEELRVARLHRLVDGSGLPLRLPSLDLIEIGAGGGSIASINNLGLLQVGPSSAGANPGPACYALGGELPTVTDADAVLGYLGAADFAGGDLQLDVARAQHAIEAHILSRTGTRDPIVAAWGIYDVVNENMSRAVRLHCLEHGIDPGAVTLIATGGAGPVHASGIMSRLGAVRVICPVDAGVGSAIGLLLAPRTVDQSVAQIVPLEGLTSEELRRRLLAVERDLRSRHTENGTGMTATCHLNVRVQGQAYDVDLLVAPEAPLDGLASAFRKEYEARFGRPPWPGKLEIVGWSVRLTQAPSAMPRHKRLTTSRPRSATTRRAYFGPRLSWMEAKLLDRASLSPGMTGAGPILIQDEASTIVVGPAHRMSVDPEGNVVIHSVSGAHLHGH, from the coding sequence GTGAGGTCGGCAGGCAGCTGGCTAATCGGTGTAGACATCGGCGGCACCTTCACAGACATCGTAGCGGTGGATGGCTCCGACGGAACTTACGTGACAGGAAAGGTGCTGACGACGGTGCACCCGCTCGATGGTGTTTTTAACGCCCTCGAAGCGATTCGCACCAAGGCGGAAATCGAATTGACTGAGGCTGAGTTTTTCGTCCATGCAACTACGCTGGCATCGAATACGCTGATCGAGCGAACTGGCGCGAAAGTCGGCCTCATGACAACGGCCGGATTTCGCGACATCATCGAAATCGGCCAGGAAGATCGGTATGACCTGTACGATCTTCAGATCGACCTCCCCTCAGTCTTAGTGCCGCGTCAGTGGCGCTGCGGAATCCTTGAACGGATGACCGCTCAAGGTCAAGTTCATAGTCAATTGGACGGTCAGTCGGTGCTCGCAGCGACTCAACAGTTACGTGATAGGGACGCCATCGCCATTTGCTTTTTGAACTCGTACGCTAATGATGAACACGAAAAGCAAGCGGCCGAGATGGTCGCCCGTGAATGCCCCGAGACGTACTTCAGCGTATCGTCGGAGGTCGCCCCGATTGTACGCGAGTATGAAAGGTTCATCGCCACCGTGATCAATGCGTATGTCGGTCCGCGCATCTCTTCTTACTTGCGGGACTTGTCGGAATCGCTGATCCGACGGGGGTTCAACGGCCGCGTAGGAATCATGAAATCCGATGGGGGAATGTGTTCTCCGGAGGAGGCTAGCCGCTACCCAGCGCGCATCCTCGAATCGGGGCCGGCGGCCGGGATCATCGCCGCAAGCGCCGTTGCCCAGCGGTGTGGAGAGCCGTTAAGTGTGGCGTTGGACATCGGGGGGACGACTGCCAAAGCGTGCTTGATAAGAGATGGCGTGCCAGCCCTGACGGAGGAGCTGCGGGTCGCACGGCTTCACAGACTCGTCGATGGGAGCGGTCTCCCCTTGCGGCTTCCGAGCCTTGATTTGATTGAAATCGGTGCTGGTGGTGGCAGCATCGCCTCGATCAACAACCTTGGGTTGCTTCAAGTTGGCCCTTCCAGTGCGGGCGCGAACCCTGGCCCGGCCTGTTATGCGCTCGGGGGCGAGTTGCCGACAGTTACTGATGCGGACGCGGTTCTAGGCTATTTGGGTGCTGCCGACTTTGCGGGGGGCGACCTCCAATTGGACGTGGCACGCGCCCAGCACGCGATAGAGGCACACATACTCAGCAGGACCGGCACCCGGGACCCGATTGTCGCAGCTTGGGGCATCTACGATGTAGTAAATGAGAACATGAGCAGAGCCGTACGCTTGCATTGTCTGGAGCATGGCATCGATCCAGGCGCCGTTACGCTGATTGCCACCGGAGGCGCCGGGCCGGTGCACGCCTCAGGGATCATGTCCAGACTTGGAGCCGTTCGCGTGATCTGCCCGGTGGACGCGGGGGTTGGCTCGGCGATCGGATTGTTGCTGGCACCTCGGACCGTCGATCAATCCGTGGCCCAGATCGTACCGCTTGAAGGCCTCACGTCCGAGGAGCTGCGGCGCCGTCTGCTGGCAGTGGAGCGGGACTTACGTTCCAGGCACACCGAAAACGGAACCGGGATGACGGCGACTTGCCACCTGAATGTGAGAGTCCAGGGGCAAGCGTACGATGTAGACCTACTCGTTGCTCCGGAAGCGCCACTCGACGGGTTGGCTTCCGCCTTTCGAAAGGAATACGAGGCTCGGTTTGGGAGGCCACCGTGGCCTGGTAAGCTAGAGATCGTAGGCTGGAGTGTGCGGCTGACTCAAGCTCCATCTGCCATGCCTCGGCACAAGAGGCTCACGACTTCCCGGCCTCGATCCGCTACAACCCGACGCGCCTATTTCGGACCACGCCTGTCGTGGATGGAGGCCAAGCTGCTCGATCGTGCGTCCTTGTCTCCAGGAATGACCGGTGCGGGTCCGATATTGATTCAGGATGAAGCATCGACAATCGTCGTCGGACCTGCACATCGCATGTCCGTGGATCCGGAGGGAAATGTCGTGATTCATTCCGTTAGCGGAGCTCACCTCCATGGCCACTGA
- a CDS encoding branched-chain amino acid ABC transporter permease yields MNDIVYYLATMAVLFCIYNILTLGLNIQFGYTGILDFAYITFLAAGAYFAGVSALPPAAGTDQEYILGLGWPFPLTLALGAIVAGVLGIAVGGTILSRWNLRSDYLGIVTVAFATICYDLVGNLTPLFNGWFGLRGIPQPLNRLLNLSPNDYTLFFLGVCVVIMLALWFVAHRIYHSALGRTMRAIREDVDVAATFGKDTVKVRMLAMGIGCVYAGIAGGLLIEFIGGIAPDSWTTAETFIVWAAMIIGGQGNNLGAAVGTLIVTVVFIEGTRFLPPVPGHPLLIAAARNIVIGILLIVTLRFHPQGLVPERRARFPRGLHMPGAQMPASSLSNNSGAGR; encoded by the coding sequence ATGAACGACATCGTCTACTACTTGGCGACGATGGCCGTGTTGTTTTGCATCTACAATATCTTAACCCTGGGTCTCAATATTCAGTTTGGATACACGGGCATCTTGGACTTCGCCTACATCACATTTTTGGCGGCCGGTGCCTATTTCGCTGGAGTCAGTGCGCTGCCGCCAGCGGCCGGAACAGATCAAGAATACATCTTGGGGTTGGGGTGGCCCTTCCCGCTTACACTCGCATTAGGTGCGATCGTTGCGGGTGTGTTGGGGATTGCGGTTGGTGGAACGATCCTCTCACGCTGGAATCTACGTAGCGACTACCTCGGCATTGTCACGGTGGCGTTCGCTACAATCTGTTATGACTTGGTTGGGAACCTCACGCCCTTGTTTAACGGATGGTTCGGACTACGGGGAATCCCGCAGCCGCTCAACCGTTTACTGAATCTCAGCCCGAATGACTACACGCTGTTTTTCTTGGGCGTTTGCGTCGTGATCATGCTGGCGCTGTGGTTCGTGGCGCATCGCATCTATCACTCAGCGCTGGGCCGAACCATGCGGGCAATAAGAGAAGATGTCGACGTCGCGGCGACATTTGGCAAGGACACGGTGAAGGTTCGAATGCTTGCCATGGGCATCGGCTGTGTATATGCAGGTATCGCTGGAGGGTTATTGATTGAGTTTATAGGTGGGATTGCTCCGGACTCATGGACCACCGCGGAGACGTTCATTGTCTGGGCTGCAATGATTATCGGTGGGCAAGGCAACAACCTTGGTGCGGCGGTAGGGACGTTGATTGTAACGGTGGTGTTCATAGAGGGCACACGTTTCCTCCCCCCGGTGCCAGGGCACCCGCTGCTGATCGCTGCAGCTCGGAACATTGTGATTGGAATACTCTTGATTGTCACTCTGCGATTCCACCCGCAAGGTCTGGTTCCGGAACGCAGGGCGCGTTTCCCACGAGGTTTGCACATGCCAGGTGCCCAAATGCCGGCGTCATCGCTGAGCAACAACTCTGGAGCGGGACGATGA
- a CDS encoding ABC transporter substrate-binding protein, producing MSFQSLAWIVLTRMITQGVMHMRRSRFSGAMVVLTVIAAGALIATCGGATGATPPIVVAELFPLTGLHAHVGQWFVHGVQVAVADVNGNGGVLGRQLSVITADTGGDPTDAVTAWHTLYLQHPAFEVGPAMPDFDGVAALYDPAQLVEFTEAGSNAFDHMTYKYVYRANPSDSTLSISMAYYAIAKHYMTASLLFESTPNAFGEVPDLVAAYKRHGGTVLDIEKLAPGQSSYRTEIQKAFATPPQVVFIAVSVATANTVFTELGQLGHLNVPFITDNSNGLEFAQAMGLDAASKYLVGASGAPPSGPAWQHYTAMYQKVLGKSQPDTLSENMYDAVVIASLAMTDAKSTNPAVFNEKILDVANPPGTVCYFYSQCIQLLSAGKKISYQGATGSTGYNQYHNIFGTWSIEGWTASGQRVQIMTVPASAMSTF from the coding sequence ATGTCCTTCCAGTCCCTAGCCTGGATCGTGCTAACGAGAATGATCACCCAGGGGGTCATGCACATGCGACGGAGTCGATTCAGCGGCGCAATGGTGGTGTTGACGGTCATCGCCGCGGGTGCTTTGATCGCCACGTGCGGCGGAGCTACGGGGGCCACCCCACCCATAGTAGTGGCAGAGCTCTTTCCACTCACGGGTCTCCACGCCCATGTCGGTCAGTGGTTTGTTCATGGGGTACAGGTGGCCGTGGCCGATGTGAATGGGAACGGTGGCGTACTGGGGCGGCAGTTAAGCGTCATAACGGCTGACACTGGCGGAGATCCGACGGATGCAGTGACGGCGTGGCATACGCTGTATCTGCAGCACCCGGCATTTGAGGTCGGCCCGGCCATGCCCGATTTCGACGGCGTAGCAGCGTTATACGATCCCGCCCAGCTCGTGGAATTCACGGAGGCGGGATCTAATGCATTTGACCACATGACTTACAAATATGTCTATCGTGCCAATCCGTCGGACTCCACCCTGAGCATTTCCATGGCATACTATGCGATCGCCAAGCACTACATGACGGCATCCCTCCTCTTTGAATCAACCCCCAACGCGTTCGGCGAGGTGCCTGACCTCGTTGCCGCGTACAAGAGGCATGGTGGCACGGTACTCGACATTGAGAAGTTAGCGCCAGGTCAGAGTTCCTACAGAACGGAGATACAGAAGGCGTTTGCGACGCCACCTCAGGTCGTCTTTATTGCTGTCTCAGTGGCGACCGCCAACACCGTGTTTACTGAACTCGGGCAGCTCGGGCATCTCAACGTTCCGTTCATCACCGACAACAGCAACGGCCTTGAGTTTGCGCAAGCTATGGGCCTCGATGCCGCGAGCAAGTATCTCGTCGGTGCGAGCGGCGCGCCGCCCTCCGGACCCGCATGGCAGCATTACACGGCCATGTATCAGAAAGTGTTGGGAAAGAGTCAGCCCGATACGCTGTCAGAGAATATGTACGACGCGGTTGTGATCGCATCGCTCGCGATGACCGACGCCAAGTCGACCAATCCGGCGGTCTTCAATGAGAAGATTCTGGACGTGGCAAACCCTCCGGGGACGGTATGTTACTTTTACTCGCAATGCATCCAGCTGCTGAGCGCGGGGAAGAAGATCAGCTACCAGGGGGCCACTGGCAGTACGGGCTACAACCAGTACCATAATATCTTCGGTACGTGGAGCATTGAGGGGTGGACTGCCAGCGGACAGCGCGTACAAATAATGACGGTGCCGGCCTCCGCGATGTCGACATTCTGA
- a CDS encoding ABC transporter ATP-binding protein yields the protein MTRGILEVEGLSHAFGGVRAVAGCAFSLDAGRVGALIGPNGAGKSTVVNLLAGALPLQQGRIVFDGGDISRWPMYRIARRGLIRTFQLSREFGGLSVLENMLVPPPDQPGERLRNVLFRPSLGRREDRRHVSKALDVLNTFGLYVLRDQYARNLSGGEKRLLELARAVMAEPKLLVLDEPMAGVNPALVERLCEHILRLRESGITLLLVEHNLRVVDRICDQVIVMAYGRTLAIGQMAELRNDPEVVKAYLGGSVEA from the coding sequence ATGACAAGAGGCATTCTCGAAGTTGAAGGTTTGAGCCATGCATTTGGTGGAGTTAGAGCGGTTGCCGGCTGCGCCTTCAGTCTTGATGCTGGGCGAGTGGGCGCGCTGATCGGGCCTAATGGTGCTGGTAAGTCGACCGTCGTCAACCTGCTTGCAGGAGCTCTCCCACTGCAGCAAGGCCGCATTGTGTTTGACGGCGGCGACATTAGTCGTTGGCCGATGTATCGTATTGCACGGCGGGGACTGATTCGGACATTTCAACTATCGAGAGAATTTGGCGGTCTAAGTGTGCTCGAGAACATGTTGGTCCCCCCTCCCGACCAACCGGGGGAGCGTCTGCGGAACGTCTTGTTCCGCCCAAGCTTGGGCCGACGCGAAGATCGCCGCCACGTGAGTAAGGCTCTGGACGTCCTCAACACATTTGGTTTGTATGTTCTGCGCGATCAGTACGCAAGAAACCTGAGCGGCGGTGAGAAGCGGCTCTTGGAGTTGGCCCGCGCGGTGATGGCGGAACCGAAGCTGCTCGTACTTGATGAGCCCATGGCGGGTGTCAATCCCGCACTCGTGGAGCGACTGTGTGAACATATTCTGAGGCTCCGCGAATCCGGGATCACCTTGCTGTTGGTTGAGCACAATCTGCGCGTCGTGGACCGGATTTGTGATCAGGTGATCGTAATGGCCTACGGCCGGACGCTAGCGATCGGACAAATGGCGGAGTTGCGCAACGATCCCGAGGTAGTTAAAGCGTACCTAGGCGGGAGTGTCGAGGCGTGA
- a CDS encoding ABC transporter ATP-binding protein, giving the protein MPVISDVSVRADAGSIVAVVGPNGAGKSTLLKAMFGLIRATEGTVMIGAQDVTGWPPYRIAQCGMAYVPQVDNVFPSMTIVENLEMGAFMRRGDIRPRIDTVFSMFPDLAAARGRKAITLSGGQRTMLAMARGLMLDPKVLLLDEPTAGLSPPNVAVVWRQVQRIAAEGTAVFVVEQNVDLAIANAHWVYVMTAGQNAIDGPADRIGQHDLAALFLAKGVGQQHD; this is encoded by the coding sequence GTGCCAGTCATCAGCGATGTATCGGTTCGTGCGGATGCTGGCTCCATTGTGGCGGTCGTTGGCCCGAACGGTGCAGGCAAGTCGACACTGCTGAAGGCCATGTTCGGATTGATTCGCGCCACTGAGGGCACTGTCATGATCGGTGCGCAAGATGTGACTGGATGGCCGCCATATCGGATCGCGCAGTGCGGCATGGCCTATGTTCCGCAGGTGGACAATGTGTTCCCTTCGATGACGATCGTCGAGAACTTAGAGATGGGGGCCTTCATGCGCCGAGGAGATATCCGGCCGCGAATCGATACCGTGTTCTCGATGTTCCCTGACTTAGCGGCGGCCAGGGGGCGCAAGGCAATTACACTGAGCGGCGGCCAGCGAACCATGCTTGCGATGGCGCGCGGCCTAATGTTGGATCCGAAGGTGCTGCTGCTCGATGAACCGACTGCGGGGCTTTCGCCCCCTAACGTGGCTGTTGTTTGGAGGCAGGTTCAGCGCATCGCCGCGGAAGGGACAGCCGTGTTCGTGGTGGAGCAGAATGTGGATCTTGCGATTGCCAATGCACACTGGGTGTACGTGATGACCGCTGGTCAGAACGCGATTGACGGCCCAGCTGACAGGATTGGGCAGCACGATCTCGCGGCGTTGTTCCTGGCAAAGGGGGTGGGACAGCAACACGACTGA
- a CDS encoding branched-chain amino acid ABC transporter permease, translated as MHLILNSFGFGLVTASVLALAAVGVTLQFGVTNYVNFAYGEYLTLGAYLSWILNVQLHVDFWLAAVGGAVATGVGAVVISEFVLKPFVRRGARLLFLLIVTLGMSLILANIFQILWGTDFRKFDIPNQQVFSVGPLIFTPNQVIIMAIGLGAMLAIHWLLKYTKLGKAMRAMSDNLNLARVGGVDTDRVTLWTWFISGCLAGLAGVMLALSAGGFQPSFGEEFLFVIFAAVIVGGVGQPYGAMLGALTIGSVTEMSAAVLNSALKSDVAFLVLIVMILIRPQGLIPTQGKA; from the coding sequence ATGCATCTGATTCTCAATTCGTTCGGCTTTGGTTTGGTGACCGCATCAGTCCTTGCGTTGGCAGCTGTCGGCGTGACTTTGCAGTTTGGAGTCACTAACTACGTCAACTTCGCGTACGGCGAGTACCTTACACTCGGAGCATACTTGAGTTGGATCCTCAACGTTCAGCTCCATGTCGATTTTTGGCTTGCGGCGGTTGGTGGTGCGGTGGCTACGGGCGTGGGCGCCGTGGTCATCAGCGAGTTCGTCCTCAAGCCTTTTGTCCGGCGTGGTGCGCGACTACTTTTCTTGCTAATCGTTACCCTCGGCATGTCGTTGATACTGGCCAACATCTTTCAAATACTTTGGGGCACTGACTTTCGAAAGTTCGACATTCCCAATCAACAGGTATTTTCCGTCGGCCCTCTCATTTTCACGCCGAACCAGGTAATCATTATGGCGATCGGTTTGGGGGCCATGCTAGCGATCCACTGGTTGCTCAAATACACCAAATTGGGTAAGGCAATGCGTGCCATGTCTGATAACTTGAACTTGGCGCGCGTAGGTGGCGTAGACACAGATCGCGTAACGCTATGGACCTGGTTCATCAGCGGGTGTTTGGCTGGCTTGGCCGGGGTGATGCTGGCTTTGAGTGCTGGGGGATTCCAACCTTCGTTTGGTGAGGAGTTCTTGTTCGTTATCTTCGCTGCTGTGATTGTCGGGGGCGTAGGCCAACCCTACGGTGCGATGCTGGGGGCGTTGACGATTGGCAGTGTTACGGAGATGTCCGCGGCCGTACTCAACTCGGCCCTGAAGAGCGATGTTGCCTTCCTTGTGCTGATCGTGATGATACTGATCCGGCCGCAGGGGCTCATTCCCACCCAAGGGAAGGCGTAA
- a CDS encoding hydantoinase B/oxoprolinase family protein — protein MATEGGFAPERALVQSDGDTSGAGAFIELEIDRGRLQAIVDEAGVVLMRTAFSTIVRESKDFTCAILTIDGGTVVQSAQSIPAFLGTITHTAREILTQYSLAEWKPGDIIGTNDPWLGTGHLFDLTLFAPVFVDGKIVALAGVVAHLPDVGGRGRDAAAAEIFEEGLRVPPIRFASNQGLDVALSRLIQANVRLPEQVMGDISALLNSLGKIAERLASLCAEITIERFHYTCRELAKRTEAYMRNAILTIPDGTYQSILAAERIGHLSFTVKLHVTIEGDRVLVDFAGSSPQVPAGVNVALSFTTAYTVYGLKCLLAPALPLNEGIFAPIQVIAPAGSIVNSRFPAAGSARSSVGHFIPTLLFDALAEVVPHDCIAECGAPRPLLNLRGTDTDRGAFSPLIIAAGGFGARSTKDGPSCLAFPTNTECAPIEMIEATAPVLFREKELITDSGGAGLFRGGLGQRVVVECLADHAEAFVRAQRLRRPAKGILGGRPGGLAAIIVNGKAVYSPLRKIRLRKGDTIAIHSPGGGGYGTPTSRARDLVTEDVQNGYVSSEKAVALYGAQLEKGAVKEGVGDD, from the coding sequence ATGGCCACTGAAGGCGGCTTCGCTCCCGAGCGAGCATTGGTCCAATCTGATGGCGACACCAGTGGGGCCGGAGCCTTTATCGAACTCGAAATCGACAGAGGTCGCCTCCAGGCGATAGTGGATGAAGCGGGTGTGGTACTGATGCGCACCGCTTTCTCCACCATCGTACGAGAGTCAAAGGACTTTACCTGTGCGATTCTCACTATTGATGGCGGTACAGTCGTTCAATCCGCCCAGAGCATCCCCGCCTTTCTCGGAACCATCACCCACACTGCCCGCGAGATCCTGACTCAATACTCGTTGGCTGAGTGGAAGCCAGGAGACATTATTGGCACTAATGATCCGTGGCTGGGGACCGGGCACCTATTCGACCTCACCCTATTCGCTCCGGTCTTCGTCGATGGCAAGATTGTCGCGCTTGCCGGTGTCGTAGCGCATCTACCTGATGTCGGTGGGCGCGGTCGAGATGCCGCGGCTGCAGAGATTTTCGAAGAGGGTCTGCGCGTGCCGCCGATCAGGTTTGCAAGCAACCAAGGGCTAGACGTTGCTCTGTCTCGTCTTATCCAGGCAAACGTCAGACTCCCAGAACAGGTAATGGGGGACATTAGCGCGCTGCTGAACTCTCTCGGGAAAATCGCGGAGCGTCTGGCCAGTCTCTGTGCTGAAATAACAATTGAACGGTTTCACTACACGTGTCGCGAGTTGGCCAAGCGGACTGAGGCATACATGCGTAACGCGATCCTAACTATTCCAGATGGCACATATCAGTCGATCCTCGCGGCCGAGCGCATAGGTCACCTCAGTTTTACTGTCAAGTTGCACGTGACCATTGAAGGCGATAGGGTCCTAGTGGATTTCGCTGGGTCGTCACCGCAAGTGCCGGCCGGCGTGAATGTTGCCCTCTCCTTCACGACTGCATATACGGTCTACGGCCTGAAGTGTCTTTTGGCACCTGCTTTGCCGCTCAATGAAGGAATCTTTGCTCCAATCCAGGTGATAGCTCCTGCGGGCTCGATAGTGAATAGTAGGTTTCCGGCGGCAGGTTCTGCACGCAGTTCCGTTGGGCACTTTATTCCGACGCTATTGTTTGACGCCCTTGCCGAGGTCGTGCCCCACGACTGCATTGCAGAGTGCGGGGCGCCGAGACCGCTCCTGAACCTGCGGGGTACCGACACAGATCGGGGTGCGTTCTCACCACTCATAATCGCGGCTGGCGGCTTCGGAGCGCGTTCCACGAAGGATGGCCCGTCATGCTTGGCGTTCCCCACCAATACTGAGTGCGCACCGATAGAGATGATAGAAGCAACTGCGCCGGTGTTGTTCCGAGAGAAGGAGCTCATTACTGACTCAGGCGGTGCTGGCTTGTTCCGGGGTGGTCTGGGGCAGAGGGTCGTCGTGGAGTGTCTTGCCGACCACGCGGAGGCATTCGTCCGTGCGCAGCGTTTACGACGGCCGGCGAAGGGCATACTAGGCGGTCGGCCGGGGGGTCTCGCGGCGATCATTGTCAACGGCAAGGCGGTCTACAGCCCTTTGCGCAAGATTCGACTACGAAAGGGCGACACGATCGCAATCCATTCACCTGGGGGCGGCGGGTATGGCACGCCGACGAGTCGTGCTAGGGATCTGGTCACGGAGGACGTGCAAAATGGATATGTGTCGAGCGAGAAGGCGGTAGCATTGTACGGCGCGCAGCTCGAGAAAGGTGCCGTCAAGGAGGGTGTTGGTGATGACTGA
- a CDS encoding acyclic terpene utilization AtuA family protein → MRRDLQHMLAAARNARIPLLIGSAATGGADNQLSVVVGMAEDIAKQAGQHFRLGVIHSEPARDYLREKYHNKKIRPLGTAPSIDESVFDRSAHIVAVAGVEPFQAALDLGADVVISGRSTDASIFAAIPTRAGLAPGPVWHAAKVLECGAAAVVNRKYSDPLVAWIRDDHFVIEPPNPDYRCTPLSVASHSLYENGSPTELVEPSGTLYLDRVTYEAINERAVKVSGSRFESSDTYTVKLEGAELVGYQTVVIGSIRDPVILRQLESWLEGMQGTARQRLEEIFGTDDAASIQIGVRRYGVNGTLGKLEPDPRISHEVALVFEVTAHSQDLATSAAKAVTHIASHYAVPEWSGLISALAFPHSPTELNRGPVYRFNFNHVLELEDPLEPFSIETLNI, encoded by the coding sequence ATGCGTCGGGACCTCCAACACATGCTGGCGGCAGCGCGCAATGCTCGCATTCCACTGTTAATTGGCTCCGCTGCGACCGGAGGAGCAGATAATCAGCTATCTGTGGTTGTCGGTATGGCGGAGGATATTGCTAAGCAGGCCGGCCAGCATTTCCGCTTGGGAGTCATCCATTCGGAGCCCGCGAGAGATTACCTGCGAGAGAAGTATCATAATAAGAAGATTCGCCCGTTGGGTACTGCTCCCAGCATCGATGAAAGTGTTTTTGATCGAAGTGCGCACATCGTTGCAGTAGCTGGAGTAGAGCCGTTTCAGGCGGCCTTGGACCTTGGAGCCGACGTCGTAATCAGCGGGCGGAGCACCGACGCATCGATTTTCGCCGCCATCCCGACGCGTGCCGGTTTGGCGCCAGGTCCTGTTTGGCACGCCGCCAAGGTACTTGAGTGTGGCGCTGCGGCGGTGGTGAATCGCAAATATTCCGACCCGCTAGTCGCCTGGATTCGCGATGATCACTTTGTGATTGAGCCGCCCAATCCAGACTATCGTTGTACCCCGCTCAGCGTCGCCTCGCATTCACTCTATGAGAATGGCTCCCCCACTGAACTCGTAGAACCCTCTGGGACGCTCTACCTCGATCGTGTCACCTATGAGGCGATCAACGAGCGCGCCGTGAAGGTAAGCGGTAGTCGTTTTGAATCGTCAGATACATATACGGTGAAGCTGGAAGGCGCAGAACTCGTGGGATACCAAACCGTGGTCATTGGATCCATTCGGGATCCCGTGATCCTCCGTCAATTGGAATCATGGTTGGAAGGCATGCAGGGTACTGCTCGGCAGCGCTTAGAGGAGATTTTCGGTACCGACGACGCGGCATCAATCCAGATCGGCGTACGCCGGTATGGGGTTAATGGGACGTTGGGCAAGCTTGAGCCAGATCCCCGCATTTCACATGAAGTGGCCTTGGTGTTCGAGGTGACCGCTCATAGCCAAGACCTCGCTACTTCAGCAGCCAAGGCCGTGACTCACATTGCGAGTCACTATGCGGTTCCCGAGTGGTCTGGCTTGATCAGTGCGCTCGCCTTTCCACACTCGCCAACGGAGCTGAACCGGGGCCCCGTCTACCGATTCAACTTCAACCACGTGCTCGAACTTGAGGATCCACTCGAGCCGTTCTCGATTGAAACGTTGAACATCTAA